A region of Leclercia adecarboxylata DNA encodes the following proteins:
- a CDS encoding HoxN/HupN/NixA family nickel/cobalt transporter — MKYFNNHPKAMALMLALIATNILAWALAFYLFHATPSLLAASLLAWCYGLRHAVDADHIAAIDNVTRKMMQQGKRPCGVGAWFSLGHSTIVVLASIAIAATATAFSRNMEWFHETGGTIGTAVSAFFLLAMALVNLVILRDVWGSFNKMKRGESVPDAVSFAQGGVMNWLFRSAFRLVTRSWHMYLVGFLFGLGFDTATEIGVLGISAAGASSGMSVWAIMVFPLLFTSGMAMIDTLDNLIMVGAYGWAFNKPQRKLYYNMTITGTSVVVALFIGGLEALGLLADKLGLEGGLWNGVAALNDNLGNAGFIVVGLFVACWLISLINYRFKGYDALIVR; from the coding sequence ATGAAATATTTCAATAACCATCCCAAAGCCATGGCGCTGATGCTGGCGTTAATCGCAACCAACATTCTGGCCTGGGCGCTGGCCTTTTACCTCTTTCACGCCACGCCGTCGCTTCTGGCGGCCAGCCTGCTCGCCTGGTGCTACGGCCTGCGCCACGCGGTGGATGCCGACCACATCGCCGCCATTGATAACGTCACCCGCAAGATGATGCAGCAGGGCAAACGCCCCTGCGGCGTGGGGGCCTGGTTCTCGCTGGGGCACTCGACGATTGTGGTGCTGGCCTCCATTGCCATCGCCGCCACCGCCACGGCGTTCAGCCGCAATATGGAGTGGTTCCACGAAACCGGCGGCACCATCGGGACGGCGGTCTCGGCTTTCTTCCTGCTGGCGATGGCGCTGGTGAACCTGGTGATCCTGCGCGACGTCTGGGGCAGCTTTAACAAAATGAAGCGCGGCGAAAGCGTGCCGGATGCGGTGTCGTTTGCGCAGGGCGGGGTGATGAACTGGCTGTTCCGCTCGGCGTTCCGCCTGGTCACCCGCAGCTGGCACATGTATCTGGTGGGCTTCCTGTTCGGCCTCGGGTTTGATACTGCCACCGAGATCGGCGTGCTGGGGATCTCCGCAGCCGGTGCCTCCAGCGGCATGTCGGTGTGGGCGATTATGGTCTTCCCGCTGCTGTTCACCAGCGGCATGGCGATGATCGACACCCTCGACAACCTGATTATGGTGGGTGCGTACGGCTGGGCGTTCAACAAGCCGCAGCGCAAGCTCTACTACAACATGACCATCACCGGCACCTCGGTGGTGGTGGCGCTGTTTATCGGCGGGCTGGAAGCGCTGGGTCTGCTGGCGGATAAGCTGGGCCTGGAGGGCGGCCTGTGGAACGGCGTCGCGGCGCTGAACGACAACCTGGGCAACGCCGGGTTTATCGTGGTCGGGCTGTTTGTCGCCTGCTGGCTCATCTCTCTGATTAACTACCGCTTTAAAGGCTACGACGCTCTGATTGTCCGCTAA
- the fdhF gene encoding formate dehydrogenase subunit alpha, producing the protein MKKVVTVCPYCASGCKINLVVNNGKVVKAEAAQGKTNQGDLCLKGYYGWDFINDTKILTPRLKSPMIRRERGGKLEAVSWDEALDYVAGKLSAIKAEHGPDAIMTTGSSRGTGNETNYIMQKFARAAVGTNNVDCCARVUHGPSVAGLHQSVGNGAMSNSIVGIENADMVFIFGYNPADSHPIVANRVIKAKRNGAKIIVCDPRKIETARIADMHLALKNGSNIALLNAMGHVIIEEQLYDRAFVAARTEGFEEYRKIVEGYTPESVEAVTGVSAAEIRQAARMYAAAENAAILWGMGVTQFYQGVETVRSLTSLALLTGNLGKPSAGVNPVRGQNNVQGACDMGALPDTYPGYQYINKPENRAKFAKAWGVDSLPAHTGYRISELPHRVAHGEVRAAYIMGEDPLQTDAELSAVRKAFEELELVIVQDIFMTKTAAAADVILPSTSWGEHEGVYTAADRGFQRFFKAVEPKWDLKTDWQIISEIATRMGYPMHYSNTQEIWDELRHLCPDFYGATYEKMGELGYIQWPCRDESEADQGTDYLFEKEFSTPNGLGQLYTCDWVAPIDKLTEEYPLVLSTVREVGHYSCRSMTGNCAALAALADEPGYAQINTADAERLGIEDEALVWVTSRKGKVITRAQVSDRPNKGAVYMTYQWWIGACNELVTENLSPITKTPEYKYCAVRVEPIADQQAAEQYVIDEYHKLKKHLRELAVG; encoded by the coding sequence ATGAAGAAAGTCGTCACGGTTTGCCCCTATTGCGCATCGGGTTGCAAAATCAACCTGGTGGTCAATAACGGCAAAGTCGTCAAGGCTGAGGCAGCACAGGGTAAAACCAACCAGGGCGATCTCTGCCTGAAAGGGTATTACGGCTGGGATTTTATCAACGACACCAAAATCCTCACCCCGCGCCTGAAATCGCCAATGATCCGTCGCGAGCGCGGCGGCAAGCTGGAAGCCGTCTCCTGGGACGAAGCGCTGGACTACGTTGCCGGCAAGCTCAGCGCCATTAAGGCCGAGCACGGCCCGGACGCGATCATGACCACCGGGTCATCGCGCGGCACCGGGAATGAAACCAACTACATCATGCAAAAATTTGCCCGCGCGGCAGTCGGCACCAATAACGTCGACTGCTGCGCGCGCGTCTGACACGGCCCATCGGTTGCAGGTCTGCACCAGTCGGTCGGTAACGGCGCAATGAGTAACTCCATTGTCGGTATTGAGAATGCCGATATGGTCTTTATTTTTGGCTACAACCCGGCGGATTCGCACCCTATCGTGGCGAACCGCGTGATCAAAGCCAAACGCAACGGGGCGAAGATTATCGTCTGCGATCCGCGCAAAATTGAAACTGCGCGCATTGCGGATATGCATCTGGCCCTGAAAAACGGCTCCAACATCGCGCTGCTTAACGCGATGGGGCACGTGATTATTGAAGAACAGCTCTACGACCGCGCGTTTGTGGCGGCACGCACCGAGGGCTTCGAGGAGTATCGCAAGATCGTCGAAGGCTATACGCCGGAGTCCGTTGAGGCGGTCACCGGGGTCAGCGCGGCGGAGATCCGCCAGGCGGCGCGGATGTACGCGGCGGCAGAAAACGCGGCGATCCTCTGGGGAATGGGCGTGACCCAGTTCTATCAGGGGGTGGAAACCGTGCGCTCGCTCACCAGCCTGGCGCTGCTGACCGGCAATCTCGGCAAGCCGTCCGCAGGGGTTAACCCGGTGCGCGGCCAGAACAACGTGCAGGGCGCGTGCGACATGGGTGCGCTGCCGGATACCTATCCGGGCTATCAGTACATCAATAAACCGGAAAACCGGGCCAAGTTTGCCAAAGCCTGGGGCGTTGACTCGCTGCCTGCCCATACCGGGTATCGCATCAGCGAGCTGCCTCACAGGGTGGCCCACGGCGAAGTGCGCGCCGCGTACATCATGGGGGAAGATCCGCTCCAGACGGACGCCGAGCTCTCTGCGGTGCGTAAGGCGTTTGAGGAGCTGGAACTGGTCATCGTGCAGGACATCTTTATGACCAAGACCGCTGCCGCCGCCGATGTGATCCTGCCGTCCACCTCCTGGGGTGAGCACGAAGGGGTCTACACCGCCGCCGACCGTGGGTTCCAGCGCTTCTTTAAAGCGGTCGAGCCGAAGTGGGATCTGAAAACGGACTGGCAGATCATTAGCGAAATCGCCACGCGGATGGGCTACCCGATGCACTACAGCAATACCCAGGAGATCTGGGACGAGCTGCGTCATCTGTGTCCGGATTTCTACGGCGCCACCTACGAGAAGATGGGCGAGCTGGGTTATATCCAGTGGCCGTGCCGTGACGAGTCAGAGGCCGATCAGGGGACCGATTACCTGTTCGAAAAAGAGTTCTCCACCCCGAACGGGCTGGGGCAGCTCTATACCTGCGACTGGGTCGCGCCGATCGACAAGCTGACGGAAGAGTATCCGCTGGTGCTCTCGACCGTGCGTGAAGTGGGGCACTACTCCTGCCGCTCGATGACCGGTAACTGTGCCGCGCTGGCAGCGCTGGCCGACGAGCCGGGCTATGCGCAGATCAACACTGCCGACGCGGAGCGTCTCGGCATTGAAGATGAGGCGCTGGTGTGGGTCACCTCGCGTAAAGGGAAGGTCATCACCCGCGCGCAGGTGAGCGATCGACCGAACAAAGGTGCGGTGTATATGACCTACCAGTGGTGGATTGGTGCCTGTAACGAGCTGGTGACGGAGAACCTGAGCCCGATTACCAAAACGCCGGAGTATAAGTATTGCGCCGTGCGCGTGGAGCCGATCGCTGACCAGCAGGCTGCGGAGCAGTATGTGATTGATGAGTATCATAAGCTGAAGAAACATTTGCGGGAGCTTGCTGTCGGGTGA